Genomic segment of Solirubrobacterales bacterium:
GCAGGCCGGTCAGGAAGGAGAGCGCCTCGTTGCGGTCCGCAGTGGCCAGCCACTCGAGATCCATCGGATCGCCGATCGAACGCAGGATCGCCTGAATCCGCGGGGCCTTCTGGCGGCTCAGCCCACCGGGGCGGATCGCCGCCTCGACTGCCTCCACCGGAGCATCCCGAACCGACTCCCAGTCCGGGAAGGCCGCGGTCAGGCCGTCGAAGGCGCGATCCCGGTTGAGGTCGCTGGTTGCCTGAGAGAGCACGGTCTGGACCAGACTGTCGATCGGACGGCGGTGGGGAAGGTTGACCGGCCGGCCGTACATCTCCCGCAGACGGTCCCGGATCCGCCGGGCGCGGTCGCGTCGCGGACGGGTCCACTCGTTCCGGGGTGTGCCCGGCATGGTTTCGTAGCGGGCGGCCATCAGCCCTGGGCCCCCAGATGCCTGCAGACCGTCGCGGCTGCGGTCGCGGCCGGCTCCAGGGTCTCCCCGGCCCGGGTCAGATCCCACTCGACCCGGGCGAGGCCGGCGGCCAGGGTCCCCATGAAGGCGTCACCCGCGCCAAGCGGACTCACCACCTCGGCCGGGGCCGGCCGGAAGGAGGTCTCCACCGCCCCGCCGGTCAGGATCGTTCCCGCGCCATCGGTCGCGACCACCAGGCCGGTTCCGGCCTCGGCCAGGTCCCGGACCGCGGTCGCCAGATCCGGCTCACCGGTAAGGAGTTCCGCTTCCGCCCGGTTCAACTTGACCACCGCGGCGGTTCGCGCGAGTTCGACGCAGTACTCGCGGGCCGCTTCCCGTTCGGCCCATCGGCCGGGCCGGAAGTTCGGATCGAGCAGAACCGGGCGACCGAGCTCCCGGGCCAGCTC
This window contains:
- a CDS encoding DNA lyase, yielding MAARYETMPGTPRNEWTRPRRDRARRIRDRLREMYGRPVNLPHRRPIDSLVQTVLSQATSDLNRDRAFDGLTAAFPDWESVRDAPVEAVEAAIRPGGLSRQKAPRIQAILRSIGDPMDLEWLATADRNEALSFLTGLPGVGRKTAACVMVFTWDLPEIPVDVHVYRVGGRLGLFRSNASFDEAHDEIRALTAPEDSYEFHMNLIRHGRTLCRPRPRCGECDLRRMCPFGLTRWRGDGSGR